In Leguminivora glycinivorella isolate SPB_JAAS2020 chromosome 11, LegGlyc_1.1, whole genome shotgun sequence, a single window of DNA contains:
- the LOC125231335 gene encoding uncharacterized protein LOC125231335 yields the protein MAPTCPRCQRIVHKKGYLKCYKCKRFYHVECTSRSKLFDLMTPDSKKTWSCSSCCASNVSKPHTSSTNKNLQKVVPGNKPTTCTSDGSFVSEENCNNISKNKSTKECDYENTSTPASITVSTPKCTNLSSPGSPCKEQQAILSPKLTNSELKNVTHRKKMPVNLSPINSNEIEQATFYTSPVQDDMNTSKYRINIPTENSFDILSEEEDVQSSSRISESQCDMNRSVPELRLNRSHELKQMKQTITALKEKLESADREIENLLAENNTLSKKLADQELKIEKLRHICKSTSSKRNKKKIHRNNTVSKTNLDFSTDTEEQLSNLKVPEQLSPSTPSMAHSRHSPPNIDYTESKKPQTPEVINTSEKLLPPIENPTRHPQDSDDKNCRTTIPNTNKNKICMLSTNKNNRVYQLADHLLGAEFEICHYLYPGAGTRQMLENLDHKLLNFTKKDYCLIFIGEEEFNVTQNYVDVILNIRNNLVSLKYTNIIICYPTFKLNIYSNMYNSRLETFNYLLYNDNSEYEYAYLLDSNQYLNKLKPM from the exons ATGGCACCTACATGCCCTCGATGTCAAAGAATTGTACATAAGAAAGGTTATCTTAAGTGCTATAAATGTAAAAGATTTTACCACGTAGAATGCACTAGTAGgtcaaaattatttgacttAATGACACCAGACAGCAAAAAAACTTGGTCATGTTCTTCGTGCTGCGCTTCAAACGTATCAAAGCCTCACACTAGCtctacaaataaaaacttaCAAAAAGTTGTCCCTGGAAATAAGCCTACCACTTGTACATCCGACGGCTCTTTCGTGAGTGAGGAAAACTGTAATAATATAAGTAAAAATAAGTCAACTAAGGAATGTGACTATGAAAACACATCAACACCAGCATCCATCACCGTGTCTACTCCCAAATGCACTAATCTTAGTTCGCCAGGTTCGCCATGCAAAGAACAGCAGGCAATATTATCCCCAAAACTAACCAATAGTGAGCTAAAAAATGTAACCCACAGAAAAAAGATGCCAGTTAATCTTTCTCCTATTAACTCAAATGAAATTGAACAAGCTACGTTTTACACTAGCCCCGTACAAGATGACATGAATACTAGTAAGTACAGAATCAACATACCTACTGAAAATTCATTTGATATATTGTCAGAAGAGGAGGATGTGCAAAGTTCGTCAAGAATCTCCGAATCACAATGCGACATGAACAGAAGTGTTCCTGAGCTGCGCCTAAACAGAAGCCACGAGTTAAAACAAATGAAACAAACAATAACTGCTCTTAAAGAAAAACTAGAATCAGCGGACCGGGAAATAGagaa CTTATTAGCAGAAAATAATACTCTGTCGAAAAAGCTCGCCGACCAAGAACTTAAAATAGAAAAACTCAGGCATATATGTAAAAGTACATCATCAAAACGGAACAAGAAAAAAATTCATCGCAATAATACCGTAAGTAAAACAAATTTAGATTTTTCTACTGATACTGAAGAGCAATTATCTAACTTGAAAGTTCCTGAACAATTATCTCCTTCCACACCATCTATGGCGCATTCAAGACATAGTCCACCTAACATTGATTACACCGAATCAAAGAAACCCCAGACGCCTGAGGTGATAAACACTTCCGAAAAACTGCTGCCACCGATAGAAAATCCTACGAGACATCCACAAGACAGTGATGACAAGAATTGCAGGACGACGATcccaaatacaaataaaaataaaatttgcatGCTGAGTACGAATAAAAACAATCGAGTTTATCAACTCGCTGATCACTTATTAGGGGCAGAATTTGAAATCTGTCACTACCTCTACCCGGGTGCAGGAACACGTCAAATGCTAGAAAACCTAGATCATAAGCTCTTAAACTTTACAAAGAAAGActattgtttaatttttatagGAGAAGAGGAATTTAATGTAACGCAAAATTATGTTGACGTGATCCTAAATATCAGAAATAATTTGGTATCCCTAAAATatactaatataattatatgttatCCTACATTTAAGCTTAATATTTATTCCAATATGTATAACTCGAGACTGGAAACATTCAACTATTTACTTTACAATGACAATTCCGAATATGAATACGCATATCTACTTGACAGCAACC AATACCTGAACAAACTAAAGCCCATGTAG